A single Pseudodesulfovibrio aespoeensis Aspo-2 DNA region contains:
- a CDS encoding tetratricopeptide repeat protein, with protein sequence MIRFFAVALVLVLLFPCDNTFAQVNTPVPTSDRPMASQDVPDWQARLELGDLLSGAGRFGEAEVQYRKVLEQQPENEVARVGLARVLAWTGKGEEAIRLFTALPDSAITSDDRMLIADQAIGLRQYDMAIRQLLTVLKDNPDNDDARLKLAEVYSWSGRLDDSFGQYERLLKRHPEDVQIRRKYAQALSWAGRNEDAIRELKRTLD encoded by the coding sequence GTGATCAGATTTTTTGCCGTTGCCCTCGTTCTCGTCTTGCTTTTCCCTTGTGACAACACCTTTGCCCAGGTCAATACTCCCGTGCCGACATCCGACAGGCCCATGGCAAGCCAGGATGTCCCGGACTGGCAGGCCCGGCTTGAACTGGGCGACCTGCTTTCGGGCGCGGGCCGCTTCGGCGAGGCTGAGGTCCAGTATCGGAAAGTGTTGGAGCAGCAACCGGAAAACGAGGTTGCGCGTGTCGGTCTGGCCAGGGTTCTGGCCTGGACCGGGAAGGGTGAGGAGGCCATCCGCCTTTTCACGGCACTCCCTGATTCGGCCATCACCTCGGACGACAGAATGCTCATTGCCGATCAAGCCATTGGCCTCCGCCAATACGATATGGCCATCCGGCAACTCCTGACCGTCTTGAAGGACAATCCCGACAATGACGACGCCCGGCTGAAGCTGGCCGAGGTCTATTCGTGGAGCGGCAGGCTGGACGATTCTTTCGGGCAATATGAACGACTGCTGAAACGTCATCCCGAAGACGTGCAGATCAGGCGAAAATATGCCCAGGCGCTGTCCTGGGCTGGGCGGAACGAGGATGCCATCCGAGAGCTTAAACGCACGCTGGATTAG
- a CDS encoding tetratricopeptide repeat protein has translation MVVRPVLKEHADNPDMDERTQAMDMQTRQKSIYAALLVLSAAGMFFLYPLVNRPLVLLHRAQTLASEGRVSESDALIVRAVKEGARSVDAVLRAAQILLETGEGRQAFSLMDQTLSETRSTRSGLAGQMAGLMDAYGYEDEALALLLRTDPEGRSRGERMYLADLFRRQERYGEALVEYDRLLAEDPTNAEAALGRIETLAWAGEVETALPLARELVRARPEDRAARLTLARILSWSGRMDEAESEYRRLLGEEQ, from the coding sequence GTGGTGGTCAGACCCGTTCTCAAAGAGCATGCAGACAACCCGGACATGGATGAGCGGACGCAAGCCATGGATATGCAAACCAGGCAGAAAAGTATTTATGCGGCGCTCCTTGTCCTTTCAGCGGCGGGCATGTTTTTTTTGTACCCTTTGGTCAATCGGCCGCTGGTGCTTTTGCACCGGGCACAAACCCTGGCGAGCGAGGGGCGCGTTTCCGAGTCTGACGCGCTGATTGTTCGGGCCGTGAAAGAAGGTGCGCGCAGCGTCGATGCCGTACTTCGGGCAGCGCAAATCTTGCTGGAAACCGGAGAGGGCCGACAGGCTTTCTCCCTGATGGACCAAACCCTCTCGGAAACACGTTCAACCCGGTCCGGGCTGGCCGGGCAAATGGCCGGCCTCATGGATGCCTACGGGTACGAGGACGAGGCTCTGGCCCTCCTGTTGCGGACCGACCCTGAAGGCCGCAGTCGGGGCGAGAGGATGTATCTGGCCGACCTTTTTCGCCGTCAAGAGCGCTATGGCGAGGCTCTGGTCGAATACGACAGGCTTCTTGCGGAAGACCCGACGAATGCCGAGGCAGCCCTGGGCAGAATTGAAACCCTGGCCTGGGCCGGAGAGGTGGAAACCGCCCTGCCGCTGGCCCGCGAACTGGTCCGCGCCCGGCCTGAAGATCGGGCGGCCCGCCTGACCCTGGCCCGCATTCTGAGCTGGAGCGGTCGGATGGATGAGGCAGAAAGCGAATACCGGCGGCTGCTGGGGGAGGAACAGTGA
- a CDS encoding tetratricopeptide repeat protein produces MPSESLNARWISLGKGLGDWRLLSLVVTLAASLWCLAPSRAQAGSLVPPKDAISDHQARHLLARLYSYSESTLSQAEAEYRRLIAMTPANGELSLELAEVLLRLGREDEAQKLYHTLDQNDPRVAGGLGDAFFASGRMAEAATAYQRARDAGSQRPDLSLRLAQAMAWSGQAERAAPLLAELHAAHPADVEIALLYSRALAQAGDTRRARAVLDQLAAAAPDNATLLFELADLEAALGHASAARKYAMQAVKADDTRQARLRLAQVMTLWGAFQQSVAIRREHVATQGPEPQVALALAETLASAQRYEEAEGVLRVELMENPDDTQARLALARVKLQEKNGEAALAVLAPLTKTGSDPRVEALRAQALTLLGRYAEAVAIWRRLAHDDPAMLVELGRALERAGDELAAKDVFDRAYGLDPDFPPAHYYAVMCRPDCDPAALSRELVHTEKDAADLTLWADLFSRDGHHAEAIACLEAALGHDPQFFPAHMALAENLAYARRFDESLNRLDGLATDFPDSSKVLLTRARVLAWAKRYDEAIAAFEALHAADPADPVPLREMARAAFWDKRGQHAAEIFDRMLEPPVDELLAERLEEELDANRGDAQLAGAAAIARRSAHGGTIFQAYADLSETEVARTHPMAFAELLPLYRIQHATALERRAKMAAFNRRFAPAMNDLTALTDLRPDNQEAWFDLAQTQCALGLCEEEAATYERLLEIDPQHSLAGQALERNKRRSAPWLRAGVNLWEEKGRGNLANMVRLRNDLQVSLPVQCGLRVDATAHRWQEMPQGPSTQYHALGGTLGFSGVFNEWFSGQAAWTAKRFGTADPKDTDQYRTRLELNLHDAARLGFGYERVDEVANRFALLKGTQSDHFLVDARVPVGRRLDVEASARHIEYSDNNSGEAAHLSLGYALTDHPRMFKVILRGDYRHTRLRSQEIDTAGTVTDIIHPYWTPQGYLAGSATLEWYADLAEDFFCGAKQHFVDVRLTGATGSDANNSIQLEAEWVLDITDHWGIEARGLMHRSPEWDANGFWTGVRYGF; encoded by the coding sequence ATGCCATCCGAGAGCTTAAACGCACGCTGGATTAGCCTGGGCAAAGGGCTTGGTGACTGGCGGCTCCTGTCACTGGTGGTGACGCTTGCGGCCTCACTCTGGTGTCTTGCGCCGTCAAGGGCGCAGGCCGGCAGCCTCGTTCCTCCAAAAGACGCCATCTCCGATCACCAGGCCCGGCATCTGCTGGCCCGCCTCTATTCCTACTCGGAGTCCACCCTGTCCCAGGCCGAAGCCGAGTACCGCCGCCTCATCGCCATGACTCCCGCAAACGGGGAACTCTCTCTGGAGCTGGCCGAGGTGCTTCTGCGCCTGGGCCGCGAGGACGAGGCGCAAAAACTCTACCACACCCTGGATCAGAACGACCCTCGCGTTGCGGGCGGACTTGGAGACGCTTTCTTTGCTTCCGGGCGCATGGCCGAGGCTGCGACAGCCTACCAGCGCGCACGCGATGCCGGGTCGCAACGGCCAGACCTTAGCCTGCGGCTGGCCCAGGCCATGGCCTGGTCGGGACAGGCTGAGCGCGCCGCGCCGTTGCTGGCTGAGTTGCACGCCGCGCATCCGGCGGATGTGGAGATTGCCCTGCTGTATTCGCGCGCCCTGGCCCAGGCGGGGGACACCCGACGTGCCCGCGCCGTGCTTGACCAGTTGGCGGCTGCGGCCCCGGATAACGCCACTCTCCTTTTTGAACTGGCCGACCTGGAGGCTGCATTGGGCCACGCCAGCGCGGCGCGAAAGTACGCCATGCAGGCGGTGAAAGCGGACGATACGCGGCAGGCGCGGCTGCGGCTGGCGCAGGTCATGACGCTTTGGGGAGCCTTTCAGCAATCCGTGGCCATCCGGCGGGAGCATGTGGCAACCCAGGGACCGGAGCCGCAGGTGGCCCTTGCCCTTGCCGAGACGTTGGCCAGCGCACAGCGATACGAGGAAGCCGAAGGGGTGCTGCGCGTTGAGCTGATGGAGAACCCTGATGACACGCAGGCACGGCTGGCCCTGGCCCGAGTCAAGTTGCAGGAAAAGAACGGGGAGGCGGCTCTGGCTGTGCTGGCCCCACTCACCAAGACAGGAAGCGACCCAAGGGTGGAAGCACTGCGCGCCCAGGCTCTGACCTTGCTTGGAAGATACGCCGAGGCGGTCGCCATTTGGAGACGGCTGGCCCATGACGATCCGGCCATGCTGGTGGAACTGGGCAGGGCTCTTGAGCGGGCAGGGGACGAGCTGGCCGCCAAAGACGTCTTTGACCGCGCCTATGGTCTGGACCCGGATTTTCCCCCCGCCCATTATTACGCGGTCATGTGCCGACCCGACTGCGATCCGGCGGCCTTGAGCCGTGAACTGGTCCACACTGAAAAGGACGCTGCCGATCTCACCCTGTGGGCCGATCTGTTTTCGCGCGATGGACACCATGCGGAGGCCATAGCCTGTCTTGAAGCCGCGCTCGGGCATGATCCCCAGTTTTTCCCCGCGCATATGGCGCTGGCTGAAAATCTGGCCTATGCCCGACGCTTTGATGAATCCCTTAACCGGCTCGACGGGTTGGCAACCGATTTCCCCGACAGCTCCAAGGTTTTGCTCACCCGTGCCAGGGTGCTGGCCTGGGCCAAGCGCTACGACGAGGCCATTGCTGCTTTCGAGGCCCTGCACGCCGCCGACCCCGCCGACCCTGTGCCGCTGCGGGAGATGGCGCGGGCCGCCTTCTGGGACAAGCGCGGCCAACACGCCGCGGAAATTTTTGACCGCATGCTCGAACCGCCGGTGGACGAACTGCTGGCGGAACGGCTTGAAGAAGAACTCGACGCGAACCGGGGCGACGCCCAGCTTGCGGGAGCCGCGGCCATTGCGCGTCGAAGCGCCCATGGGGGCACCATTTTCCAGGCCTATGCCGATCTGTCCGAAACCGAGGTCGCCCGGACGCATCCCATGGCGTTTGCGGAACTTCTGCCCCTGTACCGCATCCAGCATGCGACGGCTCTGGAGCGACGGGCCAAGATGGCGGCGTTCAACCGGCGGTTTGCCCCGGCCATGAACGATCTGACCGCTTTGACCGATCTGCGGCCCGACAATCAGGAGGCGTGGTTCGATCTTGCCCAGACCCAGTGTGCCCTGGGATTGTGCGAAGAAGAGGCCGCCACCTATGAGCGGCTTCTGGAGATCGACCCCCAGCACTCATTGGCCGGGCAGGCACTTGAAAGAAACAAGCGGCGCAGCGCTCCCTGGCTCCGGGCCGGGGTGAACCTCTGGGAAGAAAAAGGACGCGGCAACCTCGCCAACATGGTCCGGCTGCGCAACGACCTGCAGGTCTCCCTGCCGGTGCAGTGCGGATTGCGCGTCGACGCGACCGCCCACCGCTGGCAGGAGATGCCGCAAGGCCCAAGCACGCAGTATCACGCCTTGGGCGGGACACTCGGCTTTTCCGGGGTTTTCAACGAATGGTTCAGCGGTCAGGCGGCATGGACGGCCAAGCGCTTTGGCACCGCCGACCCCAAGGATACCGATCAATACCGCACACGGTTGGAGCTGAACCTGCACGACGCGGCCCGGCTGGGCTTCGGCTATGAGCGTGTGGACGAGGTGGCGAACCGTTTCGCCCTGCTCAAGGGGACGCAGTCGGACCACTTTCTTGTCGATGCGCGCGTCCCTGTCGGACGACGATTGGATGTGGAGGCCAGCGCCCGACACATCGAGTACAGCGACAACAACTCAGGCGAGGCGGCCCATCTCTCACTGGGATACGCGCTGACCGATCACCCCAGGATGTTCAAGGTCATCCTGCGCGGAGACTATCGTCACACGCGGCTCCGCAGCCAGGAGATCGACACTGCCGGGACGGTGACCGACATCATCCACCCCTACTGGACGCCGCAGGGGTATCTGGCGGGCTCGGCCACACTTGAGTGGTACGCGGATCTCGCCGAGGATTTTTTCTGCGGGGCGAAGCAACATTTCGTGGATGTCAGACTCACGGGCGCAACGGGCTCGGACGCCAACAATTCCATCCAGCTGGAAGCGGAGTGGGTGTTGGATATTACCGACCACTGGGGCATCGAGGCGCGTGGCCTGATGCACCGCTCGCCGGAATGGGATGCCAACGGATTCTGGACCGGAGTTCGCTATGGATTCTAA